The following are from one region of the Nicotiana tabacum cultivar K326 chromosome 3, ASM71507v2, whole genome shotgun sequence genome:
- the LOC107825276 gene encoding putative acetyltransferase At3g50280 has translation MTKHQAVSTCVIRSGKPIDRNSPTKNIHLTPWDLQLLTVDPIQKGLLFRKPNPQQHTELATSSEIINRLKTSLSDTLNFFPLLVGRLVASKNSDNTLSFFINCSNEGAEFTHATAPGLTVADIVKPTYVPKIVKSFFPLNGVRNYEGVCKPVLAVQVTELVDGFFIGCTVNHCVADGTSFWHFINSWSEISRTRSCNLTVNKPPVLERWFPRFTASPIHVTLPKEHLYDEFDPPLLEERVFHFSKKNIAQLKAKANSEFGTNQKTCISSLQAVLAHLWQSVIRCRSGINADENFSFKILIGARPRLQPPLPEGYFGNAVHFVNVTTTARELLQNNSGWAALQMNKVVAMQTHEEIMIFYQSWVKNPKIVKKSEVVTNSLIASSSPRFNVYANDFGWGRPIAVRSGAGNKHDGKMTIFSGVEEGSIDIEACLTPETLHAMGEDAKFMEAVTV, from the exons ATGACGAAACATCAAGCGGTATCTACATGTGTAATTAGGTCTGGGAAACCCATAGACAGAAACTCTCCTACCAAAAATATTCACTTAACTCCGTGGGATCTCCAACTCCTCACAGTAGATCCAATCCAAAAAGGACTACTTTTCCGAAAACCAAATCCTCAGCAACATACAGAGTTAGCAACATCATCAGAAATCATTAATCGCCTAAAAACCTCACTCTCTGATACTCTAAATTTTTTTCCTCTCCTTGTTGGCCGACTTGTTGCAAGTAAAAACAGTGACAACACCTTATCTTTCTTTATTAATTGCAGCAATGAAGGAGCTGAATTCACTCATGCAACTGCGCCAGGCTTGACTGTCGCTGATATCGTGAAGCCAACTTACGTGCCAAAGATTGTCAAATCTTTCTTTCCACTGAATGGAGTTCGCAACTATGAAG GAGTTTGTAAACCTGTGTTGGCCGTGCAAGTCACTGAGCTAGTGGATGGCTTTTTCATTGGATGTACTGTCAATCATTGTGTAGCCGATGGGACTTCTTTCTGGCATTTCATCAATTCTTGGTCCGAAATATCACGCACTAGAAGTTGTAATCTTACAGTGAATAAACCGCCGGTCCTCGAACGTTGGTTTCCTAGATTTACTGCTTCCCCAATTCATGTCACTTTACCTAAGGAACATCTGTACGATGAATTTGATCCACCTCTGTTGGAAGAAAGAGTTTTCCATTTTAGCAAGAAGAACATAGCTCAGCTCAAAGCCAAAGCCAACTCTGAATTTGGAACCAACCAAAAGACTTGTATCTCTTCTTTGCAAGCCGTTTTGGCTCATCTATGGCAATCTGTTATTCGCTGCCGTAGTGGTATAAACGCTGACGAAAATTTTAGTTTCAAAATACTTATAGGTGCAAGGCCAAGGCTTCAGCCGCCTTTACCTGAAGGCTATTTTGGAAATGCAGTCCATTTTGTGAATGTGACAACCACCGCCAGAGAGTTGCTACAGAATAATTCGG GTTGGGCAGCTTTGCAAATGAATAAGGTGGTAGCCATGCAAACCCACGAAGAAATTATGATTTTTTACCAAAGTTGGGTGAAAAATCCAAAGATAGTGAAGAAGAGTGAGGTGGTGACTAATAGCTTGATTGCTAGCAGCTCGCCGCGTTTCAACGTGTACGCCAATGATTTTGGATGGGGGAGACCGATTGCTGTGAGAAGTGGGGCTGGAAACAAACATGATGGGAAAATGACAATTTTTAGTGGCGTGGAAGAAGGAAGTATTGACATTGAAGCTTGTTTGACCCCTGAAACTCTGCATGCTATGGGAGAAGATGCAAAATTCATGGAAGCTGTTACCGTTTGA